A part of Amycolatopsis lurida genomic DNA contains:
- a CDS encoding selenium-binding family protein, translating to MLSNSPKWRKVVIGALAAALAVGTVTYTGSTTSAYADVQVVKDAKKAADGKEYWVQNHLVSKDVAASRSADGKRKKWLLVWAGDENIADTLVKDIKNLPGSLGGGLNKIKNALPGPDFLAVIDATQGSPTYGKVVNTATVGPLVENEPHHMQYVWHKGDTIYAGALFAAATYAFDVSALPQLKLKGVSLPTQTLGGSVPDAYWVLKDGTAYGTYMGGPVVPGPHTYANGSTVVGNGFAGSPGEVVRFDQNAQVLSESPAATPQGDNKKLCDNLPQLDKPTCANPHGIQAREDLDTLVTSDYAEPRNIILDPVKQPSPYLRRPTVRTWDISDRNKPKLKAVSYLPDGPRADPADPLHAESRAVMETTVTNLPGHKGAFAQTMQGGAVFYTPDITAKEPHWIQVFDDGAANKAIHPSNDSNGGGSNGGWIQTSPDDKYLYRAITGRSKGALGPHDPGTTGGVYVLDIQKLVAAGDKVENIKGRIDTKEKSQQGGGGDLPTVVGAAPINPGTPGGGPHWGAYDNFVLGDDGYYHETDKPQHLAVSNYFVARSGLDGDHKVNLLNLGEDGKVAVDQNFRDEFTGQVGINFNRKTWPHGSFGNAKPHSELFVVADADLK from the coding sequence ATGCTATCCAACTCGCCCAAGTGGCGAAAAGTGGTGATCGGCGCCTTGGCGGCGGCGCTCGCCGTGGGCACGGTGACCTACACCGGCTCCACGACGAGCGCCTACGCCGACGTCCAGGTCGTCAAGGACGCGAAGAAGGCGGCCGACGGCAAGGAGTACTGGGTTCAGAACCACCTGGTGTCCAAGGACGTCGCGGCATCCCGGAGCGCGGACGGCAAGCGCAAGAAGTGGCTGCTGGTCTGGGCCGGTGACGAGAACATCGCCGACACCCTGGTCAAGGACATCAAGAACCTTCCGGGTTCGCTCGGCGGCGGCCTGAACAAGATCAAGAACGCCTTGCCCGGTCCGGACTTCCTCGCCGTGATCGACGCGACGCAGGGTTCGCCGACGTACGGCAAGGTCGTCAACACCGCCACCGTCGGACCACTCGTCGAGAACGAGCCGCACCACATGCAATACGTGTGGCACAAGGGAGACACGATCTACGCCGGCGCGCTGTTCGCCGCCGCGACGTACGCCTTCGATGTCTCCGCGTTGCCGCAACTGAAGCTCAAGGGCGTCAGCCTCCCGACGCAGACCCTCGGCGGCTCCGTGCCGGACGCGTACTGGGTGCTCAAGGACGGCACCGCCTACGGCACCTACATGGGCGGCCCGGTCGTGCCCGGCCCGCACACCTACGCCAACGGTTCCACGGTCGTGGGCAACGGTTTCGCCGGCAGCCCCGGTGAGGTCGTCCGCTTCGACCAGAACGCGCAGGTGCTTTCCGAGTCCCCGGCGGCCACACCGCAGGGCGACAACAAGAAGCTGTGCGACAACCTTCCGCAGCTGGACAAGCCGACCTGCGCCAACCCGCACGGCATCCAGGCACGTGAGGATCTCGACACCCTGGTCACCAGCGACTACGCCGAGCCGCGCAACATCATCCTCGACCCGGTGAAGCAGCCGTCACCGTACCTGCGGCGCCCGACGGTCCGCACTTGGGACATCTCCGATCGCAACAAGCCGAAGCTCAAGGCGGTCTCGTACCTGCCGGACGGCCCTCGCGCCGATCCCGCGGACCCGCTGCACGCGGAAAGCCGCGCGGTCATGGAGACCACGGTGACCAACCTGCCCGGCCACAAGGGCGCGTTCGCCCAGACGATGCAGGGCGGAGCGGTGTTCTACACGCCGGACATCACCGCCAAGGAACCGCACTGGATCCAGGTGTTCGACGACGGTGCCGCCAACAAGGCGATCCATCCGAGCAACGACTCCAACGGCGGTGGCTCCAACGGTGGCTGGATCCAGACCAGCCCCGACGACAAGTACCTCTATCGCGCGATCACCGGCCGTTCCAAGGGCGCCCTCGGCCCGCACGACCCCGGCACCACCGGCGGCGTGTACGTCCTCGACATCCAGAAGCTGGTCGCCGCCGGCGACAAGGTCGAGAACATCAAGGGCCGGATCGACACGAAGGAGAAGTCCCAGCAGGGCGGTGGCGGCGACCTGCCGACCGTCGTCGGCGCGGCACCGATCAACCCGGGTACGCCCGGCGGCGGCCCGCACTGGGGCGCGTACGACAACTTCGTGCTCGGCGACGACGGCTACTACCACGAAACCGACAAGCCACAGCACCTCGCGGTGTCGAATTACTTCGTCGCACGGTCCGGTTTGGACGGTGACCACAAGGTCAACCTGCTGAATCTCGGCGAGGACGGAAAGGTCGCGGTCGACCAGAACTTCCGGGACGAGTTCACCGGACAGGTCGGGATCAACTTCAACCGGAAGACCTGGCCGCACGGGTCCTTCGGCAACGCCAAGCCGCACTCCGAACTGTTCGTCGTGGCGGACGCGGATCTCAAGTAA